Below is a genomic region from Rosa chinensis cultivar Old Blush chromosome 5, RchiOBHm-V2, whole genome shotgun sequence.
AAAGTCAGTTTCATAGTGCAACATAAACCTAATGACAGTGATTTTTGGTATTACTaaactaaacaaaaagaaatacagaCATGACTGAGCTTAAAAGGTACTAAAAAGGCAGTGAATCTCAATACACATAATTCACATCGGAATACCAAGTGAGAAAAAGCATGACCACTTTACCTTATCACTATCATTTCTCATCACATTAGTGGTCAAAGCCATCAACTTTTTCTTGCAAAGATAGTCTCAATAATACTCAAACATTCTAAATCTGCACAGAAAATACTGAAAATTTCCACTCCAATTAAGATGCATGATGCCTCACCCCTCCAATTAAGGTAGCGAGGATACTGAAGAGGAAGGGTAAGATATAGAATCTAACTGAGAGTAGGATGACCTCAATCCGGTATCCATCCTGCCAGAGCTGCTTGGAATTTGATCCTTGTTGCTGGTTGCTATAACttcctgaaaatatagaagAAAAGAATAGTGTGTTTAAACTCGCATCTTTTCTTACTAAAGATATTACTCAAAAAATTTGTTGTTTCAAACTTGTCAAAGACTTAACTCAGATACTGATACTTGATAGAAAAATATAAATTCAGTGATACTGATATTTGATAGAAAAATATAAACCCAACTGATAGTAGTGATATAAGTGCAAAAACAAGCAATTATATgaaattaataatatttcatccaaaaaaaaaaaaggaacaacaaATGAAACCtccttttcctttatttatcttttatttattcaGTATAGATGGGCTTTTTCTGTTCCATTGGCAAGCATACCTGAATAAGTTGTTGAGCCGCCTGAACCTGTGATGAGGTGCCTTTTATTTCCACTGTAATTTCATCAGGTAGTCCCCTGCTCTCTTGTACAGTTAACAAGGCTCCACTACTATGACGAATAAATTCAATACTCCTTCCTTTAACCCCAATAATGTCCTCAGCATAAGACAGAGGAATTTGCATTGTTTGCGTAATCTGATTATAGAATGCAGCAGAGAAAATACTGTTAacataaaacagaaaaataccCCAATGATGTCCTCAGCATAAGACAGAGGATTTGCATTGTTTGGGTAATCTCCCTATAGAATGCAGCAGAGAATATATTGTTATCAAGATTTCATACATAGAACAACAAAATACAAGACTGAAGCAGAATCAATCTCAAGATTACAGGGTTCTTATTGCTTGTGTAGCCCTATTCACACTAATAGTTGTTTCATGAACAACAACAGAAATTCAGAGTATATATAGAGAAATTGGCATATGCAACACAGCCTGACACATTCTGGCACTATAGGTTTCCAATTGACAACAATGTTTCACAATATCCCCTACATCAAGACATTTGTTCTCAAATACACGGAGTCCTTTTGTAAAACATACAACTTCATAGTGAGTGCATGACCTCAGATTTAGAGCTTAAAACATGACACAAATATTACTAATGATACCATGTAAATCAGGTTTAGGACTAGAAAAGCCAAAGCTAAGAGAATAAAGTCGACTGTGGTTGTGTGTTATAGTGCAAGTCAAGACATAAATGAGCTTTGTTACTGCAACGTAAGAAGTATAAGCTAAAAGGATGAAACAGTAAGAAAGACGAACCTGAGTAACAATAGGAGCACCAGGACGGCCAAGTCCTGAAGAATGTATTGAAGAAAGAGAAGCCTCTTGTCCATAAATGGAAAGTCCAGAGGATGGGAGTTGTGATTCCAATTGCGCCTCACGGCTGAGAAACAAAGATTCCCGTGTAGCTGTGAGAGGATAATTAGTGccacctccagtttgagttgcAGTATAAAGCAATGACTTGTCAGCCCAGGGATCTGGTTGGCGTTCTTAAGAAACTGGAGCAGTGTACTGAAGATGCACCCATAGTCAATAAACTGTTCAAGCATTGACTAGGCACCACCTTGGGGATTAGCACTTGTACCTTGAAGATGTTTGAACTTCTCACCTATCCAAACAAAAGTTTGGCAGTGTCTACTCCAGTCTATAGAGCCAAGGTCGATATGCTGTCTACCATACTTTTCAAGCATTAAGAATTCAGAAACATGCAGAACAAGTTTTCGAAAGAATGGAGAGAACCATGTAAGTGAACTAATTACTTGGCACAATATGTTGGAATGAGGAAACTAGGTAATAAATCAATATTCAGATTGTGTGAGGTTGATATACAACGCATCACTTTCTAACATTTAAATAGTTATTGGAAGGGCTTTAGAAGTCAATGACAAGCACAGTTTCTGATGAACACGAAACAATACCTTGATTTCCAAATATGTGATGGCGCCACCTTCTTTGCAGGAGTGTCCTCAGCAGTTGTTACCACAGATTTTGAAATTTCATCTGCTCCTGATGCAGGGAAATTCAAAATAAGTGATGACAGGAATGGATCAGTAGCTGCATTAGTGACATTAGCATTCTCTTATCGATATCCCCCACTCCCTAAAAGCACCTGGAGATGAGCCTCACGAAGATCCCGGCCAAGGAGAGACAGTGCTTGACTATTAGGAACAGCAACCCTACGTAACCTGTGACGTCTCTGCAAGTGATCTTATGTTAAGGGAAACTAAATGTATGAATCAAACTCAGTACATGGTTATATATTATCAGGCATTTAATAATGAGTGAGATCTTAACATTATTAAACTTCAGGTTTAAAGGATATCTTGAACAAGTGCCCATGTTGCAGTGTAATATGACTTAACATGTCCCGTGTAACTTTAATTGAGCAAATCGGACAAACCTGCAAAGAAGGGAAGTAAATACAGCTTCAGTCTTTTTTGCATCaaatatcaataaaatttagaaATTTGTTACACCTAGCCTTCATCAATTGCAGAAATAGGAAAACATGGGTGCAAACTAAAGGAAATTAAGCAGACTAGTACGTTGTTACAACAAAGTTTCATCATTGCAAGTTCAGGAGTGGAAGTACAGCAGATAATTAACACTCACCTACCATTTCATTACTTAAGAACTCAAAAAGAAGTTTAATGTGACTTTAAGTCTTAAAGTTAATCCTTATAGTTAAAAAGTTCTCCATTATTGTTCCAACTTGTAACTTCCAACCATGGTGAGGCATCAAGTGATAGAATATCTAATTCATCCGACCTCCATATATTCAGTGCAGACGGATATAACTCATGTGTGGAGAATTTCATAACGATAAAACCAATCAAATGAAGCAACATAAACTATTAGCATTTCCGCTTAAAATTAACACACAattgaacttttttttcttgCCAAAACAATTTGAGTTGCTTGACGTTCGGGCAGACCTCAAATAAAGGACAGGGGGTGAGAGCTATAGGCATTCAATAACAAACAGAAGATACCATGATGGAGAGTCATATTCAACCATCATATAAATGACAAATCAAATGATTCAACCATTCTGCAATTTCAAATAGGCATTCCCCAGTTTAAGGTTTGTGCACATCTCATACTAAATGACCAAATTGAATAAAAGCATCCAAAGCCGACTACTTTAACCCTCTTTTACAAAACAATCTCATCATGAAACGGAGTCCATGGAAAAGGAGCATTAACCATCTAATCTATTCTCAGCTTAAACCAACTGTCACTAAAATTGATATGAACCAACCAACTGTCACTAAAAAGTCTAAAATTGTTCTTGCTCACCATTCTCAAGCTCATAGAAAATCATATCATCAGCAAATTCATCACCATATGAAGAATTGAACATACAATGCAGATAATCATTAAGCAAGTGTTACAAGAACAAATCCACATTAATAATTACCAAGAACACTCAAAATTTTCTATGACCCAGTTCAATTGGGACTCACAAACAGAAGCAGGGGCAAAACTACAAAGTATAAACCACCATGACCATTTAACCGACACATCAAAACAAATTCCCCAGACTCTGTTAGTTTGGAGGACAACGCATCTATAACCCTTGCACTAAATCAAGTCAGGAAGAGGCAACCATAAGCTCAATGAGACTCAAGAACAAGTATCACACTCATTGACAAAAGTTCCGTCTTTAGATTTTAAGTCTATTACTAGTTTAATAGTAGTTATGTTCTCCATTTTAACTTCTTTAATAGTAGTTTAATAGCCACCATTAGCAGAACAAAGATATACCCATTAAAGAAAAGTTAGAAACACCCTCAAAGCTCCAAGCTTTGCACTGGAAACTAAACCAACATTGCAGAAATCCCAAAAACAAACACAGAACAGAACACCAAGAATGTTAGAGATTTCTCTTACAGGTTTCTGTTCCCGATCTGACACGATctccaatctctctctctctctctctctccctccctccctctgaGATAGaaatctctcttcttttttctgagAGAAGGGTCTAAATTCTCTGTAGAACAAGTTCCTAATGTTTTGTTAAGAACAAGTTCCATGAAGAATGTTTTTATCCAGATCCCAGTAAATAAATTGTTTTTATCCAGATCCCCAAAGCCCTACTAGGGAGAATCTTAGTACTTCTAACAAACAGTACATCCCCGATAACCATCTCAGCTACAATATTCAATTTCAGAATACACAAAACACTCAATCAACTAATTGAACCATTAAAATCTCAACTGAATTAAGAAAGTATGAATGGAAATTAAAAGTACCGAAGATGCAGCAGAGGGTCCAAATGTCCGCCAAGTCGAGTAATCTGTGGACCCAAGCAAAATCTCCAGCACCTGGTAACAGAGAGTGACCATGTCCGGCATAAAAACTCGCAAAAGAAAGCGAAAGACTGACTGATCCCATCGCCAATCTTGAGGCTCTGTTGTTTCTGGTCAAGCAGCAGATTCTTAGGTCTAGGTTTCGGTGAGTATGCTGTTATCATTACAGTCGTCGACGCCCTCTCAGGTGCTGGAAGAGAAGCTTTTTGACCAAATTGGATGGCAAGGGTTTGACGGCGACCGTTAGCGACCCCAAATTCTAGCCTCTGGTAAGCCGTTGTCTTCGTGATCGGAAATTGAATCGACGGGTTGAGGAGCAGAGGGCGGAGAAGACCAGAGCGAGCTGTTGAGCAAGGTGGAGAGGGAGCTCAGATCGAGGCCGGGCTCAGGATTCAGAGCTGTTACTTCAATTTTAGATCGAGGTTGGGATCTCGGCACTTCAGATTCCGCCTGAGAATGGAGGAGGGAGGATTGTGatggtgaggaggaggaggaggaggaggaggagctcgAGTCTCGGTTGAGAATGCAGGTCGAGACTGAACTTAGGGTTTGTGTTTCAGTTTTGGGGTTgggtgcaattttttttttaagtacgaaagttttgagttttagtcCCGCTTCTTCATTTCACTTAAAAGACTTAGAGCTTTTTGCAAAACtaggttcccgcaaattttcaaacaaaacttttaacatcggtcattttaagaactgatgttaatagtatacatttaaatcggtatttttcTAAAACGATGTTAACTTACTTTTGTACATCATGTgcaagtctgaccgatttaaatgatgtgatgtaaatgaacagatttctagtagtggatgaaacctcattttttttttatcatatatatataattgagcATATTTAGAAGATTCTCCATCAGAAGGTAATACATAACCCATCAAATGATGTATTTTTCCACTAATTTAAAAAACATAAGAATCATCTTTTTAATTAGTCTACACAATAGTACCacgtatacatatatatattctgaGGTGTGCAAAAAAGAACCTTCATTTTCCAGAAAGTGAGATCACCGTGGCACAGAGAAGTATAAATAATTCGAACGCGGACTTCATGAGGCATCGGCTCGGTTGGCTTCCGACACACCGCAGCTACAGTTCATATAAGAATCAGATAATCAAGCAACATATATATCAGTTTCAGACCCTTCATCAAAAGTCAACGAATCCAAAACCAATAGCAACGTACAAATCCTACCTCTGCATCGAATGGGCTTTCCTCTACTTCCGCCGGACAATTTCTCAGCCATGGCATTCACAAAGACACAGAGACTAAGAGTGTGAATGACTATTTGTTTGGTTAATCAGTCTCTAGTGTGTAATACCTGCAACATTAATGTAGGCGCGCAGCTCAGACTTCGCTGTCTGGGATTTCTTGCAGAATCTTGTTCGCTGTAAGTAGATGGAGATTggaggttttttgtttttgtttttaatgaaCTATTGGAAGTTGATAATAAAAGGAGCAGGAGGTGGGTTGGCAAAATGGAGTCCTTGCTTGGGAAAGGCGGCATCGTATAACTGTCCTTGACTCACTTAAATTAATTTGGCTTTCGCCTCGGACCGAACGTACCGATAAGTCGCCGAGCGAAAATGACTCGCAGACTTTTTTGTCCATGCAGAGGACCGGGCCAAAACTGAGATCAATGAGTAGCCCAAGCCTAGATCAAGCCCATTTCATTATTCCTACtggttttaatttttaattttttccaaTAAAAgctaaagaaaatcaaacaagtTGATATGTAAAAAGGCATCTGTAATGCGTGTCTTAATACTTCGTAAAAAGGCACATGTAAGAGGTTTTTAATGTACCACTCTTCGATTTAAAATCATTAAATTCATAGCCTAAAAACCAACAAGAGAAAAATATTTTGGTGTGGCATCAGTAAAAGCGACCTTATAGAGCCTTTCATGTAGCAATGCTCTACCTTAGTTGAATGTTATAGACGCGCTAGCTTTTAAGTGTCTTGTCTTTGTGAAGCCTCCAGTTCAATTTCTCACTGTTTTAGCAAACATCTCTAATAATTTTAGTTAATCATGCATGCTTTGTCGTAATGATTACTTAAACTTGTCTTGGGTTAAAATCTAGTGTTATAATATTCTGTACTATTATTTTTATTGCTTTCAAATGGGAAAGCGAGATGCAAAATTGAGATATTTAGTAACATTTTGTTGAAGAAAAATGGCTTATTAATAAACTAAATGCTAATCAGATTctaaatttaatttaaaatgttCAAGCCTCAAAAATGCTACTAGGGCTGGTATGGTCGGATGGTTACCTTGATTTCACCATGTAAATCAACAATCGAACCAATGGTGTTGGTGAATCAACTTGACGCCAGATTTGAACATGTATCATGTTAATGTTGCTAGATCAAGTTATAGATGGCAAAATCTACATGGATACTTGTGTTACAAAATGGAAACATAGAGAGGAGAAAGAATaaaagcaaataaagaaaacgaagaagatgagatcaattATGTTGATGTATCCATAACTAACATTGTATATCAAGTTGATATTCAATGTTTTATATCATATCACCTAAATTTAATTTCGCAAGTTTAATAATTAACAATATAGGTGTCTGGTATTATTTGGTATAGTAATATGAGTCTCCTCTTTATAAGTAAGAGATCGTGAGTTTAACTCACAAAAGACTAGTTGttgatatgattaaaaaaaacagTATAGATCAAATTAATATTTAGTTAATTGGTGCCGTATcacctaaatttaactttttataatttttatcaAGCATGTCCAAAATgcgaggaagagagagagaggcacagATCAGACGACAAACAAATGAAGCCCAAATGAAATAGTTGAAAAATAATAGCTTTTTAAAAAAACATTCGTTTATATCAAAATAATTTCACTTTGTCCTACTTGCAGAAGTTTATATGAGGTTCCGGAAAAAAATCGGCAGTAGCTTGTCGCAGCCTCTTACTGGTGGTAATGCGTTTGCTCTAGGTAGGAGGCGAGTACCttactttgtcaaatggtcgcagcaTCCTAATGGCATGATGAATCTAAGTGTCACCGGATTTATAATCTGGTGGCAACACAGTGGGAAAATTGTGttatttgtaatgatgtttTTTCGTAATAAAGTAATCTTTCTGGTATGTCACCACAATTGTAAAGCGAATGGAGTATCCAATAGTGCACTCTTCACTAGTTGGTTTTTGTTAGAGTACATTACTTTAGTTgagactcttgttattatttcaGGAAGTTCTcatgatgcttattgtaatctggggtttAAGTATTATGTCCCTCCATGTATtctacagtttcattaatcaagacttgaggtgCAGTACATTGCTTTAGTTgagactcttgttattatttctAGAAGTTCTCATtgccaatcacaaaactcctcGAACACGCACCAATTATTCACTTTCCATTGCCAGCTTGCAACAACTTCTGTTACTTCCTTTTAGTCTTATCGCAACTCCAGTCTCCAGAGCCATGTCAAACAGGCTTTCTAGCATTAAACGTGGCTGCTGTTCATGAATGATCACTGCTATATTCGAATTGAATGTTCGAAGATTTTTTCGAAGAAAACTGAAGTCCTAATTAACAAACATATaaaggaaaaagagatgatTGAATTTTTGTGGTGCCAGAAGATGACTGCATACTGCTTCAATCTTCTAAGCCACTGGTGATACCAATGAAGACTCGCTTGTCGCTGCCTTTGTAGCTACATATTTGGGTTGCAGCCTATATTTTGATCTCCTAAGATATACCAGGCAAAAAACAATATAGAAGGGAAAATAATCACATTAGAGAGCGGGTGAGTTATGGTTGATGAAATGTACCTTGCTGAAAGGAGACCGAATGTCAAAACACACTTTGTAGCAATGCCTTGTTTATAAAAGAATTATATGTACACTGCTGCAAACCATCGTTACTGATAATTATATAGATGAATTATTTGTCCCAACCAAATGAAGTGTATCAAAAatttaagggtttttgtccatttaccccatttttagagatttttttcccacttaccccattaagtttttttaattccctcttacccaaaacactctaaggaggtcttctctaataccccattaagattttgttttatttttttatttttttaaataccattttaccctcacccctttattacttagagagagagagagagagaaaatggaagagagagaaaccatagagACTTCATCGGAGTCCTGTCATCGGTCGgcagaatccggtcaccggctgccgcccaccagaattttctgaaaatctcaccggaaaggtttattgccctgcAATAGaagggcaatagacctctattgtcccccaatagacgtctattgtcccctAATAGACATTTATTTCCTCCCAATAGAGAGGAAATAAatatctattgccctccaatataACTTTCGGCAGCCGAAATAGGAACTAATctttctaaaattagacaaataaaactttgattaaagaaaaaagtgaagagattatataaatttaaaaacgcctattgcccctcaatagacattcaaaacttttgtttctttccttctgtcccgttacttaaataaaaataaataaaaaataaaaaaactgatctgggcacccatgtcCTCCTGCCATTTTTTCTGCTGCAAACCTGGGACCGGAAGTAGTCTTCTGGCGAGGCAGAATGACATTTTCGCAAGCTCCTATCCGGAGCAAAGCACGGACTAGAAACCCCAAACCCGACCCAATCCCCCACCACTCTCCTCCATCTGGCTTTCAACCAAGACCACACTTGCTTCTCCACCGCCACCAACTCCGGCTTCCGCGGCTACACCTGCGACCCCTTCCGCCGCTGCCACTGTGACCCCTCCGATCCACGACACGGCGTCAGATTCGTCCAGATGCTCTTCCACTACCACTACTTCGTCGTCCTCAACAGCGGACCCGACCCGTTCTGCTCGCCCAACAAGGTTATGATCTACGACGACTGTCAGTCCCATGCCTCAGCGAGCTATTCCGATGACATGACTGGGCTGCCTTCAATTCTGATGACATGAGGAACTgtttctgtgtgtgtgtgtgtgagagagagtgtaacgtcccgaacctaaattcaccggtttactagtcattgggacggtaaacgacttttactttcacttttactttcggtttagtacttttagtggccctaaaagttgactttttgttcgggtcaaaatttgagaaaatgttcttcatggaagttgtagaggacgttaaaccgagcgcgtgcatatgtggtacgtaaaaatcggagctcgtatgcgaaagttataagcgaaatacaaaattactgttcacggttactgttcatggtaagtttctataaatagccgagttactgtggtaagtttccatttttggaaacttacccggctgtttctctctcctctcccccgattccttcctcttcggcccgattgcttcttcctccggtttcttcctcctccggccgacccaggacacaatccggccacccccaagctcggtttcttccccttgtcacgtctgtggaggtatttcacgacaatttggccggagaacctcgatttggagcggaggaagctgCGGTGGCAGTTGGgtacttttgccgatttccggcgattccggccacctccggtccccatctcgccgtcgaaggttcggttttcatcactgatcatttcccctatggccttgtatcacgatttgttgtgtagatgccgaatcgacgaattgaaattctagggttcttgaggatttctgggtttttgttcattgatcgatttcggccgtttttaattgttatttgggaatgttgtagttgagaagttgaatcagtgtgttgagaaggtgctactgtcaaattttggtggccatcggagatggtggcggcggcgccgccactgtgggcggcggtagcggcggctagggtagctttttaatttcaatttctggctagttaaattctataattatcatagagcatatatgtgaagtttggtgaattttggaggagtttggaattgtttgtgaattgttgaagtttggagttttgtggtggaattatgggaaatccgacggtcggatttccctcgttttcattatggaatatgtaaattgaggaatgggaattgtggaagagatttgggttgaatttgagaagtattggagatagggattttcggatt
It encodes:
- the LOC112166075 gene encoding protein DEHYDRATION-INDUCED 19-like, whose amino-acid sequence is MPDMVTLCYQVLEILLGSTDYSTWRTFGPSAASSVCPICSIKVTRDMLSHITLQHGHLFKLQRRHRLRRVAVPNSQALSLLGRDLREAHLQEQMKFQNLW